The Trueperaceae bacterium genome window below encodes:
- a CDS encoding phytanoyl-CoA dioxygenase family protein, producing MERELKFFPIETKDPKKLTKEQIKQYNEVGYVFPLDVYSPDEIETNRSYFDKLLVMAHEHGLGDWDVNGWHTTCQGLYDLITDDRILDYVEDIIGPNIVCTMSAYFSKAPGDKKSVYWHQDAQFWPLTPSKVVTVWIAIDDVDVENGAMKLFPTTHHLGIVPFEWVTDEEDGVLNQHVHNPEEKYGEPISVELKAGQISLHTDMLLHGSMPNPSNRRRCGLTLRYHPVEVRGNEDLRTKYAILARGHDPEGYWVHHPRPTEEKIPSWFSEEAADRAAEKPLGPRPPD from the coding sequence ATGGAGAGAGAACTAAAATTCTTTCCCATTGAAACAAAAGATCCAAAAAAACTTACTAAAGAGCAAATCAAACAATACAACGAAGTAGGGTACGTCTTCCCACTAGACGTTTACTCGCCTGACGAGATCGAAACTAACCGCTCGTACTTCGACAAACTCCTAGTTATGGCACACGAACACGGACTTGGCGATTGGGACGTAAACGGCTGGCACACAACCTGCCAGGGACTCTATGACCTCATCACGGACGACCGCATCTTAGACTACGTAGAGGACATAATCGGCCCTAACATCGTTTGCACCATGAGTGCCTACTTCTCGAAAGCACCGGGAGACAAAAAATCAGTGTACTGGCACCAAGACGCACAATTCTGGCCACTCACACCCAGTAAAGTAGTGACTGTCTGGATAGCAATCGATGATGTGGACGTCGAAAATGGCGCCATGAAACTCTTCCCCACCACGCATCATCTTGGCATCGTCCCATTCGAATGGGTCACCGACGAAGAAGACGGCGTGCTTAACCAACACGTTCATAACCCCGAAGAGAAATACGGGGAACCAATTTCAGTTGAGCTTAAAGCTGGCCAAATCTCTCTCCACACAGACATGCTTCTTCACGGATCCATGCCTAACCCATCCAACCGTCGTCGCTGTGGCCTTACCCTCCGGTATCACCCTGTCGAAGTGCGGGGTAACGAAGATCTACGTACTAAGTACGCTATCCTAGCTCGTGGTCATGATCCAGAAGGCTACTGGGTGCATCACCCCAGACCAACTGAAGAAAAAATACCCTCATGGTTTTCCGAAGAAGCTGCCGACAGAGCTGCCGAGAAACCGCTAGGGCCACGTCCTCCTGATTAA
- a CDS encoding transcription-repair coupling factor, whose product MNEXTQSKPKIRERRIGLPSVARAARFARYPGPAVLVTTEERLSLFSDLDLFGVSCSSNPNLSDWPDRNEKVVISLKHAMASFPDEPDSFVMSLEQGREYPRQDLIDKLLSFGYERDSAPGFTVQGDTVLVFINEDVEDFFRLEFFGNELENISRGEKAFSVLDVTPKVGLNIQEEWTNKLIEHLEGVIFLDAPELYPGALGVKQSLWLWEYLANREVISFGRDSIDLVEVVDDVISLNHYRGQLSDFDRDVRSWTEGGFSVSILLKFERSGAYLRKKVLSQVESKWMNQVNRHPGVVGMVLASGPQEGGYKNLVSKEVLITEELLYGYQGGRRLKRLSGKRVQDASQLSVGDFLIHPDHGVGSFLGLEPRKVVGIVRDYLNLQYAGEGRLYLPVDQLPLLRRHPGTTDNPPRLSTLGTNEWARAKERARLSAQLLASELIKVYAKRQISDGISYPPLPEWDPLIEEGFPFTLTRDQESAISSTFEDMERSVPMDRLISGDVGFGKTEVALRAAHRTLGHGKQVAMLVPTTVLARQHYEIIRDRFKVLPVRVAMLSRFTPDKESKEVEKGMKDGSIDLVVGTHRLLARDVVFKNLGLLIIDEEHRFGVGQKERLRSLRDNLDVLSLSATPIPRTLYMSLVGLRDVSQILTAPEGRQPIQTVLQPYDALAVREAVLAEIERGGKVFYIHDRIGSIGLRARTLSQLIPEARIGVAHGQMDINSLEEVMLAFEDGAYDVLLSTTIVESGLDINGANTLVIERADRLGLAQLYQLRGRVGRRETEAWAYLFYPGRLTEQAQRRLYAIAELDDLGSGHLLAERDMAIRGVGNLLGPEQHGHVNTVSIVVYSELVAEEVAKLKGEKRPEKPPVVGLHVELDARIPATYISDDNERITSYGRLAETDSLVKVNQITKDLRQRYGPFPPEVKTFLDLVKLRLLASGKGVVNIEEHPTDIQMSFVLDQKDIDFDSRKLRDLPYSVEPTKYPPGFSLKKRGLAPEKFPQALMEILYLCG is encoded by the coding sequence ATGAACGAANCAACCCAATCTAAACCAAAAATTCGTGAACGTCGGATCGGGCTTCCAAGCGTGGCCCGAGCTGCTCGTTTTGCAAGATATCCGGGTCCAGCAGTTCTGGTTACTACTGAAGAACGGTTAAGTTTATTTTCTGATTTGGATTTGTTCGGGGTGTCGTGTAGCAGTAACCCCAATTTGAGCGACTGGCCCGATCGTAATGAGAAGGTAGTTATTTCGCTCAAGCACGCTATGGCTAGCTTTCCAGATGAACCTGACAGTTTTGTAATGTCCCTAGAGCAAGGACGTGAATATCCCCGTCAGGATTTAATTGATAAGTTACTTAGTTTCGGTTACGAGAGGGATTCTGCGCCAGGTTTTACTGTACAGGGTGACACAGTCCTCGTCTTTATTAATGAGGATGTCGAAGATTTTTTCAGATTAGAATTTTTTGGGAACGAACTTGAAAACATTAGTCGAGGGGAGAAAGCCTTTTCGGTTCTTGATGTTACCCCAAAAGTTGGACTTAACATCCAAGAGGAATGGACAAATAAACTTATAGAACACCTCGAGGGAGTCATTTTTCTTGACGCACCGGAACTTTATCCAGGCGCATTAGGCGTTAAACAAAGTCTCTGGCTATGGGAGTATTTAGCTAATCGAGAAGTGATCTCTTTCGGACGTGATTCTATTGACTTGGTAGAAGTCGTTGATGACGTTATTTCTTTAAATCATTACCGTGGTCAATTATCTGATTTTGATCGTGATGTGAGAAGTTGGACTGAAGGCGGTTTTAGTGTCAGCATCCTCCTAAAATTTGAACGAAGCGGGGCTTACTTAAGAAAAAAAGTACTCAGTCAGGTAGAAAGCAAATGGATGAATCAGGTGAATCGGCACCCAGGAGTCGTTGGGATGGTCCTTGCTTCGGGTCCCCAAGAGGGGGGATATAAGAATCTGGTTTCGAAAGAAGTATTGATTACCGAAGAATTGCTATATGGATACCAAGGTGGGAGAAGGCTCAAACGTTTGAGTGGAAAACGGGTTCAAGATGCCTCCCAACTGAGTGTAGGAGATTTCCTAATTCACCCTGATCATGGTGTTGGCAGTTTTCTTGGCCTGGAACCCCGTAAGGTTGTTGGAATAGTTCGAGACTATCTAAATCTTCAATATGCTGGCGAGGGACGACTTTATCTTCCCGTAGATCAACTGCCTCTTCTCAGGCGTCACCCCGGAACCACTGATAACCCCCCACGACTATCAACTCTAGGAACTAACGAATGGGCGAGAGCGAAAGAGCGTGCACGTTTGAGTGCCCAATTATTGGCATCGGAACTTATCAAGGTCTATGCCAAGAGGCAGATTAGTGATGGGATTTCTTATCCTCCGCTACCCGAGTGGGACCCCCTAATAGAAGAGGGTTTTCCGTTTACGCTAACTCGAGATCAGGAATCTGCCATTTCATCTACTTTCGAAGACATGGAACGTTCGGTACCAATGGATCGCCTGATCTCCGGCGATGTTGGGTTCGGAAAGACAGAGGTAGCGCTTCGTGCGGCACACCGAACTCTAGGACATGGGAAGCAAGTGGCGATGCTTGTGCCGACTACGGTGTTAGCGAGACAACATTACGAAATCATTCGGGACCGATTCAAAGTGTTACCGGTCCGAGTAGCTATGCTGTCAAGATTTACTCCGGATAAGGAATCAAAAGAGGTAGAGAAAGGGATGAAAGACGGATCTATAGACCTTGTAGTAGGTACGCACCGTCTACTTGCAAGGGATGTTGTTTTCAAGAATCTTGGGTTATTGATCATAGACGAAGAACACCGTTTTGGTGTCGGGCAGAAAGAGCGTCTGAGGTCTTTACGGGATAATCTCGATGTGTTGTCCTTGTCGGCCACTCCAATCCCTCGGACCCTGTATATGAGCTTGGTTGGCCTTCGCGATGTTTCGCAAATCCTCACGGCTCCCGAGGGTCGTCAACCTATCCAAACNGTTCTACAGCCTTATGATGCCCTTGCCGTACGCGAGGCTGTACTCGCTGAGATCGAAAGAGGGGGAAAGGTCTTTTACATCCACGATAGGATTGGGTCGATCGGGTTACGAGCTCGGACCCTTTCACAGCTGATACCAGAAGCCCGTATTGGTGTAGCTCACGGCCAAATGGACATTAACTCTCTAGAAGAAGTAATGCTAGCTTTTGAAGATGGCGCTTATGATGTGCTGCTATCCACCACTATTGTTGAATCTGGACTCGATATAAACGGAGCCAATACACTCGTCATAGAGCGGGCTGACCGTTTAGGCCTAGCTCAGCTATACCAGCTCCGGGGGCGCGTTGGTAGACGTGAGACTGAGGCTTGGGCTTACTTATTTTATCCCGGAAGATTAACTGAGCAGGCTCAGCGGCGGCTCTATGCTATAGCTGAATTAGATGATTTGGGTAGCGGACATCTTCTCGCTGAGCGTGACATGGCAATTCGTGGAGTGGGCAACTTGCTCGGTCCAGAGCAGCATGGCCACGTTAATACTGTGTCGATCGTAGTTTATTCAGAGCTAGTTGCAGAAGAAGTAGCCAAACTGAAGGGAGAAAAGAGACCTGAAAAGCCACCGGTAGTGGGGCTACACGTGGAACTTGACGCCAGAATCCCAGCAACTTATATTTCTGATGATAACGAACGCATTACCAGTTATGGTCGATTAGCTGAGACAGATAGTTTGGTTAAGGTGAATCAGATAACCAAAGACCTAAGGCAACGTTATGGCCCTTTCCCTCCTGAAGTCAAAACTTTTCTAGATCTTGTTAAGCTTCGGCTTCTAGCTTCTGGTAAGGGTGTCGTTAACATCGAGGAACACCCGACCGATATTCAAATGAGTTTTGTATTGGATCAAAAAGATATCGATTTTGATTCCCGNAAACTTAGAGATCTTCCCTATTCGGTAGAGCCTACAAAGTATCCACCAGGTTTTAGTCTCAAAAAAAGAGGCCTAGCGCCCGAAAAGTTCCCCCAGGCTCTCATGGAGATACTGTATTTATGTGGCTAA
- the rsmI gene encoding 16S rRNA (cytidine(1402)-2'-O)-methyltransferase gives MTQLTYVPTPIGNLKDITIRALEVLRIADVVAAEDTRRTRKLLSHYEISTPVVRLDQHTISTRARRILEANESIAFVTDAGTPGISDPGADLLKLALGLNVEIEVLPGATALIPAVVLSGLPITRFRFEGFLPRKGKARQERIEGIAASEVAVALYESPSRVRSTLEDLARTCGVERQASFSREISKRFETTVRGDLKTLIEVIGEQTPKGEFVLVIGPKIQGPSPQDNAEIARSLAREGLSGRALREALVARGIPRNEAYMLALAVASHS, from the coding sequence GTGACCCAACTGACATATGTACCAACACCGATCGGAAATTTGAAGGATATTACTATCCGAGCTCTTGAAGTCCTCCGGATTGCTGATGTGGTGGCGGCTGAGGACACTCGAAGAACACGGAAGCTATTGAGCCACTACGAGATCTCGACCCCGGTAGTGCGGCTTGACCAGCACACCATATCTACTAGGGCACGGAGAATTTTAGAAGCTAATGAATCGATAGCCTTCGTTACGGACGCTGGCACCCCAGGAATTTCTGACCCAGGCGCCGATCTACTAAAATTGGCACTTGGTCTAAACGTGGAGATCGAGGTTCTACCAGGCGCAACCGCATTAATCCCAGCCGTGGTCCTATCTGGCCTCCCTATTACCCGTTTCCGATTTGAAGGGTTTCTACCACGTAAGGGTAAAGCTCGACAGGAAAGGATAGAAGGTATTGCAGCGAGCGAGGTAGCAGTGGCATTGTATGAAAGCCCAAGTAGGGTCAGGTCAACTCTAGAGGATCTAGCGAGAACCTGTGGGGTTGAAAGGCAAGCTAGCTTTAGCCGGGAGATTAGTAAGCGNTTTGAAACAACTGTGCGGGGCGATTTGAAAACACTAATTGAAGTTATCGGCGAACAGACGCCTAAAGGAGAGTTTGTGCTAGTAATAGGCCCTAAAATACAAGGTCCTTCCCCACAGGACAATGCTGAGATCGCAAGAAGCTTAGCTAGAGAGGGTCTTTCCGGTCGTGCTTTAAGAGAGGCTCTAGTAGCTCGCGGGATACCTCGAAACGAGGCTTATATGCTTGCGCTGGCGGTAGCCTCTCACTCTTAG
- a CDS encoding sporulation protein yields the protein MRNFMLCGLTLLFCSSTLSQSYATSDIRVLLDNGIATVNIIFSTKHRGFVDGILKFDATSGLEWQLEALESRLYVDNENIGQSITFQPIGSLINWRGQKYRGAIQFVAVGEKIRVINRLDLEQYLRGVVPAEMQGNWPLEALKAQAVASRSYALARLNPQGDYDVCGTIQCQVYRGVSVEHNRSDRAIRETNGTVLMHQGEIAVTYYHSDSGGTVASSAEVWGVFEPYLVSKSDVGTYTPHRNWQFRIDPSRVTTALRGLGSDIGSVSSLQILEYSESGRVSQLKISGSDGSLVLKGQVLNKIVRGWGMKSTLFVLLDGLTAQGDGWGHGVGMSQYGAKQLAQSGYKYSEILRFYYPGTRLTNVRSPRTPKE from the coding sequence ATGCGTAATTTTATGTTGTGTGGATTAACGCTCTTGTTTTGTTCCAGTACTTTGAGCCAATCTTATGCCACGTCAGACATTCGTGTTCTTTTAGACAACGGTATTGCTACTGTGAACATCATTTTTAGTACTAAGCATCGTGGTTTTGTGGACGGAATATTAAAATTTGACGCTACATCGGGACTTGAATGGCAATTGGAAGCATTAGAAAGCCGATTATATGTCGACAACGAAAATATCGGCCAGAGTATTACGTTTCAACCTATAGGAAGTTTAATCAACTGGCGTGGCCAGAAATACCGTGGTGCAATTCAATTTGTTGCTGTAGGCGAGAAGATCAGGGTGATTAATCGCCTTGACCTCGAACAATACCTTCGTGGCGTCGTGCCAGCCGAAATGCAAGGAAACTGGCCTCTAGAGGCGCTTAAAGCACAGGCTGTAGCTTCGCGTAGCTATGCTCTGGCTAGGCTTAATCCCCAGGGAGACTACGACGTTTGCGGCACGATCCAGTGTCAGGTGTACCGTGGGGTATCTGTCGAGCACAACCGTAGTGACCGTGCGATACGGGAGACGAACGGAACGGTGCTTATGCATCAAGGTGAAATAGCAGTCACCTACTATCATTCGGATTCTGGGGGTACAGTCGCGTCTAGTGCTGAGGTGTGGGGGGTATTTGAGCCTTATCTAGTGAGTAAAAGTGATGTCGGTACTTACACACCACACCGTAACTGGCAGTTTCGAATTGACCCTTCAAGGGTAACTACAGCCTTACGAGGACTTGGTTCCGACATCGGCTCAGTTTCAAGTCTTCAGATTCTAGAATACAGTGAATCTGGTCGAGTTTCCCAACTAAAAATATCTGGATCGGACGGGAGTTTGGTCCTCAAGGGGCAGGTCTTAAATAAAATTGTACGAGGGTGGGGTATGAAGTCGACCCTATTTGTGCTTTTGGATGGCCTAACGGCTCAAGGAGACGGATGGGGACACGGAGTGGGTATGAGTCAATATGGGGCAAAGCAACTTGCTCAATCCGGTTATAAGTACAGCGAGATCCTGAGGTTTTACTACCCAGGTACACGATTAACAAATGTCAGGTCTCCGAGAACGCCTAAAGAATAA
- a CDS encoding ketoglutarate semialdehyde dehydrogenase yields the protein MSLEPILIAGTWSQAKDPKGSFSAVNPATKQTLQESFPVSGRLDIQDAVLAAKGAVSKLRTQGPERIATFLELYASGIEERSEELVNRANLETAYPQEPRLRSVELPRTTDQLRQAAAAALQRSWTHSTIETASNIRSMFGPLGGPVVVFGPNNFPFAFNSVAGGDFAAAIAAGNPVIAKANTGHPGTTKILAEIALEAVRASGLPESMVQMIYRTPPEIGLELVSDPLVGATGFTGSQSAGLSLKEAADXAGKPIYLEMSSVNPVFVLPGVLSERSNEVADELYSSCALGAGQFCTKPGLTVIIEGSAGENFIDQLSERFEGNPAGTLLGASGLNGITEGTRVLQAHGAEIVTGGKEIDEPRYAFANTLLRVSGDVFLQNSDVLQAESFGTVNLVXVCRDITQMSEIVSXLEGNLTGSXYSXSXGEDDAAYRCLAATLREKVGRLLNDKMPTGVAVVPSMNHGGPFPATGHPGFTAVGIPASLSRFAALYSYDEVRSHRLPPELQDVNPTGSMWRLVDGEWTKNDVPS from the coding sequence ATGTCATTAGAGCCAATTCTTATAGCTGGTACTTGGAGTCAAGCTAAAGATCCAAAGGGAAGTTTTTCTGCTGTTAATCCAGCAACCAAACAAACCCTCCAAGAATCCTTTCCGGTTTCCGGTCGACTAGACATACAAGACGCTGTTCTAGCCGCTAAGGGGGCGGTTTCCAAACTTCGAACCCAGGGCCCTGAGAGAATTGCAACCTTCCTAGAACTATATGCAAGCGGCATCGAGGAACGATCAGAAGAACTAGTCAACAGAGCCAATCTCGAGACGGCTTATCCTCAGGAACCACGACTCCGTTCGGTGGAGCTACCCAGGACGACTGATCAATTAAGACAGGCTGCCGCAGCTGCATTACAAAGGTCTTGGACGCATTCCACAATCGAGACTGCCAGTAACATTAGGTCCATGTTCGGCCCTCTGGGAGGACCCGTAGTAGTCTTTGGCCCCAATAATTTCCCTTTCGCTTTTAATTCTGTAGCTGGTGGAGATTTTGCAGCAGCGATAGCAGCAGGCAATCCAGTGATAGCTAAAGCGAACACTGGTCATCCCGGGACGACAAAAATCTTAGCTGAGATTGCTTTAGAGGCTGTGAGGGCAAGTGGATTACCGGAGTCAATGGTGCAGATGATTTATCGAACACCACCTGAGATTGGTCTTGAGCTCGTGTCTGACCCGCTTGTGGGAGCAACCGGTTTTACGGGAAGTCAATCTGCAGGGCTGAGCCTTAAGGAGGCAGCTGATAANGCAGGAAAACCGATCTATCTAGAGATGTCTAGCGTCAACCCTGTTTTTGTACTTCCGGGTGTTTTGAGCGAACGCTCAAACGAAGTAGCAGACGAGCTTTACTCCTCATGTGCTCTAGGGGCAGGTCAATTTTGCACTAAGCCTGGACTGACAGTAATCATAGAGGGTAGTGCAGGGGAGAACTTTATTGACCAGCTAAGTGAACGCTTCGAAGGGAATCCAGCGGGAACTCTCCTTGGAGCTAGTGGGCTAAATGGCATTACCGAAGGTACAAGAGTCCTGCAAGCACATGGTGCGGAGATTGTAACTGGGGGCAAAGAGATAGACGAACCTAGATATGCTTTCGCTAATACTTTATTGCGGGTTAGTGGTGATGTTTTTTTACAGAATTCAGACGTCTTGCAAGCAGAGTCGTTTGGAACAGTTAATCTCGTGATNGTGTGTCGCGACATCACTCAGATGTCGGAAATAGTGTCNANNCTAGAGGGCAATTTGACAGGAAGTATNTACAGTCNTAGTGNTGGTGAGGATGATGCTGCATACCGTTGTCTTGCAGCTACCCTTCGTGAAAAGGTAGGACGTTTGCTCAATGACAAAATGCCTACGGGAGTCGCTGTAGTTCCGTCCATGAATCACGGAGGGCCGTTCCCGGCAACAGGTCATCCCGGGTTCACAGCTGTAGGAATTCCAGCTTCTCTTTCCCGCTTTGCTGCTCTATACAGTTATGACGAGGTAAGGTCCCACCGACTCCCTCCTGAGCTCCAGGACGTTAACCCAACTGGTTCTATGTGGCGGTTAGTTGACGGAGAGTGGACTAAGAATGATGTTCCAAGCTAA
- a CDS encoding inositol monophosphatase, giving the protein MNLVDYQETAIEAAQQAARIQMFHLGGDLEIDTKSTDTDLVTKVDRMCEQSIRQTLLGSYPNHAVLGEELGQSSEGSYRWIVDPLDGTLNYAHGFPYFCVSIALEIEGLIMIAVVLDPVRDELFTAIRGSGAFLNGRPISVTDETILKKSMLATGFAYDPEAAMANIKVFAXVLPKVRTIRRPGAAALDLSYVASGRLDAYWELTLNPWDVAAGLLLVTEAGGTVTNRIGDTYRLVDPVLIASNSKIHDEILGLVKVDE; this is encoded by the coding sequence ATGAATTTGGTGGATTATCAAGAAACCGCAATTGAAGCTGCTCAACAAGCAGCAAGAATACAAATGTTTCATTTAGGTGGAGACTTAGAAATTGATACAAAATCAACAGATACCGACCTCGTGACTAAGGTCGATAGGATGTGTGAACAATCTATTCGCCAAACGCTCTTGGGTTCTTATCCGAATCATGCTGTGCTAGGCGAGGAATTAGGACAAAGTAGTGAGGGTAGTTATCGTTGGATTGTAGACCCCCTTGACGGAACCTTAAATTATGCTCACGGTTTCCCTTACTTCTGCGTGTCAATAGCTCTTGAAATTGAGGGATTGATAATGATAGCTGTGGTATTGGATCCTGTCCGTGACGAATTATTTACTGCGATACGTGGTTCCGGAGCCTTCTTAAACGGTCGTCCAATATCAGTCACAGACGAAACAATCTTGAAGAAATCTATGCTGGCTACGGGTTTCGCTTATGACCCCGAGGCTGCCATGGCAAATATTAAAGTGTTCGCGANGGTCCTCCCAAAAGTTAGAACCATCCGTAGGCCTGGTGCCGCAGCTCTAGATCTCAGTTACGTAGCAAGCGGCAGGCTTGACGCTTATTGGGAGTTGACTCTCAACCCCTGGGATGTTGCCGCTGGTTTGCTTCTAGTTACTGAAGCCGGTGGAACCGTGACCAACCGAATAGGTGACACTTATCGTTTAGTAGACCCTGTCCTTATCGCAAGCAATAGTAAGATTCACGATGAAATCTTAGGCCTCGTTAAAGTTGATGAGTAA
- the cysK gene encoding cysteine synthase A — protein sequence MKHRGEPLRFRRMDHLIGHTPIVKLQNVGHKDMAEVWVKLEGQNPAGSIKDRTALGMIEDAEDKGILQPGSGQRIVEPTSGNTGIGLAFLAAVRGYRCTIVLPDSMSEERKKTLVAYGAKLEFTPGHLRMQGAIPRAQEIADQDGVWMPNQFENPANPEHHYRVTGPEIWEQMQGRIDAFVWASGTGGSISGIGRYFKEQNQLIQVIAVEPITSAVISGGQRGPHLFQGMGPGFLPKNLDLDLLDGVRSVREEDAFPLARLLASQEGLFVGMSSGGSIWAALEVARELGPGKVVLTLAADSATRYVSTELFDDNS from the coding sequence ATGAAACATCGTGGCGAACCCCTACGCTTTCGGCGCATGGACCATTTGATTGGTCACACCCCAATTGTAAAGCTACAAAATGTTGGTCATAAAGATATGGCTGAGGTGTGGGTCAAGCTTGAGGGACAAAACCCTGCGGGCTCTATCAAGGATAGAACTGCTTTAGGCATGATCGAGGATGCAGAGGACAAAGGCATCCTACAGCCTGGCTCTGGGCAGCGGATAGTAGAGCCCACGAGTGGAAATACAGGCATTGGATTAGCCTTTCTGGCTGCTGTTCGCGGTTACCGCTGTACCATCGTTTTGCCAGATAGTATGAGTGAGGAGCGCAAAAAGACATTAGTCGCCTACGGTGCTAAATTAGAGTTCACTCCAGGCCATTTGCGAATGCAAGGTGCCATTCCACGGGCCCAAGAGATTGCCGATCAAGATGGGGTTTGGATGCCTAATCAATTCGAAAACCCTGCCAATCCAGAACATCACTACCGGGTTACCGGACCGGAAATATGGGAACAGATGCAAGGTAGGATAGACGCTTTCGTTTGGGCTAGTGGTACGGGAGGGTCTATAAGTGGTATTGGTCGTTATTTCAAAGAGCAAAATCAACTGATCCAAGTAATCGCTGTCGAACCTATCACGAGTGCAGTTATTAGTGGTGGGCAACGGGGGCCACACCTCTTCCAAGGTATGGGACCAGGTTTCCTACCAAAAAACCTAGACCTCGATTTGCTTGATGGCGTTCGTTCCGTTAGGGAAGAGGATGCTTTCCCGCTAGCTCGCCTTCTTGCCTCTCAAGAGGGATTATTTGTTGGAATGTCATCTGGAGGAAGCATTTGGGCAGCTCTTGAGGTAGCTCGTGAACTTGGGCCAGGGAAAGTAGTTCTAACTTTGGCTGCAGATAGTGCAACACGGTATGTCAGTACAGAACTATTCGACGATAACTCATAG
- a CDS encoding NADH-quinone oxidoreductase, which yields MRAYANENGVALFEKEADFPDYIYRMERPYELPTTIMSASLSDRDGKPVLMLNASPRHAIFKEVVLHPFESHSYRKLKLNSEGTALVEGKRQFTREMLYGLADDLFGESISS from the coding sequence ATGAGAGCCTATGCGAATGAGAATGGAGTTGCGCTTTTTGAAAAAGAGGCTGACTTTCCAGACTATATATATCGAATGGAGCGCCCCTACGAACTTCCCACCACCATTATGAGTGCGAGCCTATCAGATCGAGATGGAAAGCCTGTTTTGATGCTAAATGCAAGTCCGAGACACGCTATTTTCAAAGAGGTGGTGTTACACCCGTTCGAGTCTCACAGTTATCGGAAGCTAAAACTCAATTCTGAAGGCACTGCGCTGGTGGAAGGCAAGCGGCAGTTTACGCGTGAAATGCTTTACGGCCTAGCAGATGACCTTTTTGGGGAATCCATTTCATCCTGA